A single Xiphias gladius isolate SHS-SW01 ecotype Sanya breed wild chromosome 22, ASM1685928v1, whole genome shotgun sequence DNA region contains:
- the gba gene encoding lysosomal acid glucosylceramidase, with the protein MALSRPPAQLLALVFLTAQVTLSTESNKCAARNFGHDSVVCECNSTYCDSVGSVTLPPLGQYSSYLSSMAGSRLEPGQGQAQVNSTGAGLRLTIVPYQKYQKIRGFGGAMTDAAAINILSLSAGAQDQLLRQYFSSEGIGYSVVRVPMASCDFSTRLYTYADTPGDYNLDNFTLAPEDIDMKIPLLQRAQALSPRPLSLLASAWSAPAWMKTNGALIGKGSLKGQPGGKEHKTWAQYYIRFLEEYAKYNVTFWALTTGNEPSAGQMTNYSFQALGFTPKEQRDWVALDLGPALHASSYPHTHVLILDDNRLLLPHWAKVVLNDVHAGRYIHGVAVHWYMDSLVPADISLGVIHHLYPEYYLFGTEACAGWKPLDRGVNLGNWDRAEQYAHDIIEDLNHHVVGWTDWNLALDQTGGPNWVKNFVDSPVIVDAKRDVFYKQPTFYSLAHFSKFLWEGSQRVGVSASQETYLEYSAFIRPDGSVVLIILNRSSSVIQFEVWDPVVGYIPSTAPAHSLLTLAWNTH; encoded by the exons ATGGCGTTGTCAAGGCCACCAGCTCAGCTTCTGGCCCTTGTTTTCCTCACAGCACAAGTGACCCTCTCAACAG AAAGCAATAAATGTGCTGCCAGGAACTTTGGCCATGACTCAgtggtgtgtgagtgtaattCAACCTACTGTGACAGCGTAGGATCAGTCACCCTGCCTCCACTGGGACAGTACTCCTCCTACCTGAGCAGCATGGCGGGCAGCAGACTGGAGCCAGGCCAGGGTCAGGCCCAGGTGAACAGCACCGGGGCAG GCCTCAGGTTGACTATCGTTCCCTACCAGAAGTACCAGAAGATCAGGGGATTTGGTGGAGCTATGACAGACGCAGCAGCAATTAACATCCTGTCCCTTTCTGCCGGCGCACAGGACCAGCTGCTACGACAGTATTTCTCCAGCGAAG GTATCGGCTACAGCGTGGTGCGTGTCCCCATGGCCAGCTGCGACTTCTCCACCCGTCTGTACACCTATGCTGACACACCTGGAGACTACAACCTGGACAACTTCACCCTGGCCCCTGAGGACATCGACATGaag ATCCCCCTCCTGCAGCGTGCTCAGGCCTTGTCTCCTCGCCCCCTGTCTCTGCTGGCCAGTGCCTGGAGTGCCCCTGCCTGGATGAAAACTAATGGTGCACTCATAGGAAAGGGCTCCCTGAAGGGCCAGCCTGGTGGCAAGGAGCATAAAACATGGGCTCAGTACTACATCAG GTTCCTTGAGGAATATGCTAAATATAACGTGACCTTCTGGGCTTTGACCACTGGGAATGAGCCCTCTGCAGGCCAGATGACAAACTACAG TTTCCAGGCTCTGGGCTTCACGCCTAAGGAGCAGCGGGACTGGGTGGCTCTGGATCTGGGCCCGGCCCTGCATGCTTCttcatacccacacacacacgtcctcaTACTGGATGATAACCGCTTGCTACTGCCTCACTGGGCCAAAGTG GTCCTAAATGATGTTCATGCAGGACGGTACATTCATGGTGTGGCAGTACACTGGTACATGGATAGCCTTGTCCCAGCTGACATAAGCCTGGGAGTCATCCATCATCTATATCCAGAATATTACCTGTTTGGCACGGAGGCCTGCGCCGGGTGGAAGCCACTAGACAGAGGGGTGAACCTGGGGAACTGGGACAGGGCTGAACAGTACGCACATGACATTATAGAG GACTTAAATCATCATGTGGTGGGCTGGACTGACTGGAACCTGGCGTTGGACCAGACTGGTGGGCCAAACTGGGTTAAAAACTTTGTGGACAGCCCTGTAATAGTGGATGCAAAGCGCGACGTCTTCTACAAGCAGCCAACTTTCTATAGCTTGGCCCATTTCAG TAAGTTCCTGTGGGAGGGCTCTCAAAGAGTGGGGGTGTCTGCCAGTCAGGAAACATACCTGGAATACTCTGCCTTCATAAGACCAGATGGCTCAGTAGTGCTCATCATACTCAAcag GTCATCATCAGTGATCCAGTTTGAGGTCTGGGATCCAGTTGTGGGCTACATCCCCTCCACTGCTCCAGCTCATTCATTGCTCACACTTGCTTGGAACACACACTGA
- the rnf115a gene encoding E3 ubiquitin-protein ligase RNF115 produces the protein MPGWRRTAVLCLWRTDVSVCAGLGKMAEAAAVPPHRFFCHCCKGEVNPKLPEYICPRCDSGFIEEVTEDSSLLEGGANGIDDTATQFAELWHLLLLERPFTTDSDTPDSEPRLPGGRLGGLSDLGGLGGGPIGGSVPAGLGGPMGGLLGAGEHWGPGRPPRLHSQRRYRSRGSSRPDRSPAVEGIVQQFLAGLFANSGVPGSPPLSWTGMLHSNPGDYAWGQGGLDAVITQLLGQLENTGPPPAEKEKISSLPTVNISQEQADCCMECPVCKEDFAVGEPVRQLPCNHFFHSDCIVPWLEMHDTCPVCRKSLNGEDSSSQAPSESPSLSMDPRTQERWSF, from the exons ATGCCGGGCTGGAGGCGGACAGCTGTCCTCTGTTTGTGGAGGACCGACGTCAGTGTTTGTGCTGGTCTGGGGAAGATGGCGGAGGCTGCGGCTGTTCCCCCGCATCggtttttctgtcactgttgtAAAGGAGAAGTAAACCCCAAACTCCCG GAGTACATCTGTCCAAGATGTGATTCAGGGTTCATAGAGGAAGTAACAGAAGACTCCAG TCTCCTAGAGGGTGGTGCTAACGGGATAGATGACACAGCCACACAGTTTGCAGAG CTATGGCACCTGTTGTTACTGGAGCGGCCATTTACAACAGACAGTGACACCCCAGACTCAGAACCCCGGCTTCCTGGAGGACGCCTGGGAGGTCTCAGTGACCTGGGGGGGTTGGGAGGGGGACCAATTGGGGGGTCAGTCCCAGCAGGCCTAGGTGGACCTATGGGGGGTCTGCTAGGAGCTGGGGAGCACTGGGGACCAGGCCGCCCCCCTCGCCTGCACAGCCAGAGGAGATACCGGTCCAGAGGCAGCAGCAGGCCAGACCGCTCGCCTGCTGTGGAGGG GATTGTGCAACAGTTTCTTGCTGGTCTCTTTGCCAATTCTGGAGTCCCTGGCTCACCTCCGCTCTCGTG GACGGGGATGCTGCACTCGAACCCAGGGGATTATGCCTGGGGACAGGGAGGGTTAGACGCCGTGATAACACAG ttACTAGGTCAGCTGGAAAACACAGGACCTCCtccagcagagaaagaaaagatttctTCTCTCCCAACTGTCAATATATCTCAGGAACAAGCAG ACTGCTGTATGGAATGTCCGGTGTGTAAAGAGGACTTCGCAGTTGGAGAGCCCGTCAGACAGCTACCTTGTAACCACTTCTTCCATTCAGACTGTATAGTACCATGGCTGGAAATG CATGATACATGTCCAGTGTGTAGGAAGAGTTTGAACGGAGaagacagcagcagccaggcCCCATCAGagtccccctctctctccatggACCCTCGCACACAAGAGAGATGGTCCTTCTGA
- the polr3c gene encoding DNA-directed RNA polymerase III subunit RPC3 yields MTAQEVRLCGLLLREHFGEVVEKVGTHLLRSGAQNLRTIIHETGISLDLVKKSLCVLVQHGACVFSSGRKGPGSPTEYQSSCNRILRILRYPRYIYTAKTLYGDTGELITEELLQRGHMNMSTIVKTVADRLTQNMEEGRSMDYSEVSSAFSKLVETHFLQRCPPPAGAGTTDSTTPATPATPATPATPAAPVSTTLPTPESFPDCYKVPHVTLIGRGKRQLSSEDGEDQRNAKKAKLDPETHGDEGIYWQVNFERFHLHFRDQAIISAVANKLDQTSSEIVRTMLRMSEVTTSPTASCTKPLSANEIFRSLPSSYNIPRPILDQYLTLLVDDPMEFVGKAGESGGGMYVVNLHRALANLARATLESVVQERFGSRSARIFRLLLRKRHLEQKQVEDFAMIPAKEAKDMLYTLLSQNLVQLQEIPKTPDYAPSRTFYLYTVNQLPTARMLLQNCYKTVANLIDRRLFETKESKRLLEKSQRIEAILASLQASGAEPEQLTEVEEMITAPEKQQLEALRLHINKLDSAENQVDETIFLLESYIDSTAS; encoded by the exons ATGACTGCCCAGGAGGTGCGTCTGTGTGGTCTCCTGCTGCGGGAGCACTTTGGTGAAGTGGTGGAGAAAGTGGGAACACACCTGCTCAGAAGTGGAGCACAGAACTTAAGAACCATCATTCATGAGACTGGCATCTCATTGGACCTG GTAAAgaagtctctgtgtgtgctcgTGCAGCATGGGGCCTGTGTGTTCAGCTCAGGTCGTAAAGGACCTGGCAGTCCCACAGAGTATCAGAGCAGCTGTAATCGGATTCTGAGAATTCTGCGTTACCCACGTTACATCTACACCGCCAAAACCCTGTACGGTGACACCGGAGAGCTAATCACCGAGGAGTTACTGCAGAGAGGTCACATGAACATGAGCACCATTGTGAAGACAGTCGCCGACCGCCTCACACAGAACATGGAGG AGGGACGCAGCATGGATTACAGTGAAGTGTCTTCTGCGTTCTCCAAACTGGTGGAGACTCATTTTCTTCAGCGCTGCCCTCCACCAGCGGGAGCAGGAACAACAGACAGCACTACTCCTGCTACTCCAGCGACCCCTGCTACCCCCGCTACTCCTGCTGCCCCTGTTAGCACCACTCTGCCCACTCCAGAGAGCTTCCCCGACTGCTACAAGGTACCACATGTGACTCTCATTGGGCGAGGCAAACGCCAACTCTCCAGTGAGGATGGAGAGGACCAAAGGAATGCAAAGAAGGCTAAGTTAGATCCAGAG ACACATGGTGATGAGGGGATCTACTGGCAGGTGAATTTTGAGAGGTTCCACCTCCACTTCAGAGACCAGGCCATCATCAGTGCCGTAGCCAACAAACTGGACCAG ACCAGCAGTGAGATAGTGAGGACAATGCTGAGGATGAGTGAGGTGACGACCTCGCCCACAGCCAGCTGCACAAAGCCCCTCTCGGCCAACGAGATCTTCAGGTCGCTCCCAAGCAGCTACAACATCCCCAGACCCATCTTAGACCAGTACCTCACACTGCTGGTGGATGACCCG ATGGAGTTTGTGGGGAAGGCTGGTGAAAGTGGAGGAGGGATGTATGTTGTCA ATCTGCACAGAGCACTAGCCAATCTGGCACGAGCCACACTTGAGTCTGTAGTTCAGGAgag ATTCGGCTCCCGGTCAGCACGCATTTTCCGCCTGTTGCTAAGGAAACGTCATCTGGAGCAGAAGCAGGTGGAAGATTTTGCCATGATTCCAGCCAAGGAGGCTAAAGACATGCTCTACACGCTGCTTTCACAGAACCTGGTCCAGCTACAG GAAATCCCAAAGACTCCTGACTATGCTCCCTCTCGTACCTTTTATCTTTACACCGTCAACCAACTCCCAACTGCAAGAATGCTGCTGCAGAACTGCTACAAG ACAGTGGCCAACCTCATAGACAGACGCCTGTTTGAGACCAAAGAGAGCAA GCGTCTGCTCGAGAAATCCCAGCGAATCGAGGCCATCCTGGCATCTCTGCAGGCCAGCGGGGCCGAGCCTGAACAGCTGACAGAGGTGGAGGAGATGATCACTGCTCCCGAAAAGCAACAGCTGGAGGCATTACGGCTTCATATCAACAA gtTAGATTCAGCAGAGAACCAGGTAGATGAAACCATCTTTCTTCTAGAGTCCTACATTGACTCCACTGCCAGTTGA